The nucleotide sequence AGGGCATCTACTTTCTGGATATAGGCACAAGCGGCGGCATATGGGGGCTCAAGCGCGGCTACTGCATGATGATCGGCGGAAAGAAGGAGATATTTGAGAGGGTCGAGCCGATCCTTAAGACGCTTGCGCCTACAGATGGTTACGCGCATGTCGGGCCGAGCGGCGCCGGACATTTTGTAAAGATGATCCATAACGGCATTGAGTATGCGATGCTTCAGAGTTATGCCGAGGGGTTTGAGATATTGAAGGCGCGCAAGGACTTTGATCTCGACCTTAAACAGATATCTGAATTATGGAATCACGGGAGCGTTATCGAGTCATGGCTTCTGGAACTTGCCGGACATGCTTTTGATAAAGACCCGAAACTCGATTTGATAAAAGGCTATGTTGAAGATTCAGGAGAGGGACGGTGGACTGTGGCAGAGGCGATCGAACAGGGCGTGCCTGCTCCGCTTATAACTTTGTCATTGCTGGAACGCTTCCGCTCAAGACAGGATGACTCTTTCAGCGCAAAGGTCATCGCCGCGCTGCGTAATGAGT is from Thermodesulfovibrionia bacterium and encodes:
- the gnd gene encoding decarboxylating 6-phosphogluconate dehydrogenase, encoding MQIGFIGLGRMGINMVQRLLEGGHEAVVYNRTPEKVKQAEDMGALASDSIEGLVSKLNSPRIVWLMVPAGNATDDIIKEVSSFLKEGDILIDGGNSFYKDSIKRAEMLKEQGIYFLDIGTSGGIWGLKRGYCMMIGGKKEIFERVEPILKTLAPTDGYAHVGPSGAGHFVKMIHNGIEYAMLQSYAEGFEILKARKDFDLDLKQISELWNHGSVIESWLLELAGHAFDKDPKLDLIKGYVEDSGEGRWTVAEAIEQGVPAPLITLSLLERFRSRQDDSFSAKVIAALRNEFGGHAVKKND